One window of the Candidatus Nitrospira nitrosa genome contains the following:
- the galE gene encoding UDP-glucose 4-epimerase GalE translates to MILVTGGAGYIGSHTCVELLQAGHDVTVFDNCCNSHPESLERVQRITGKQLRLIRGDIRDHDALVTALRESGAHAVIHFAGLKAVGESVQQPLAYYDNNVVGSLRLLEAMGLCGVKTLVFSSSATVYGDPQRLPLTEDHPLSATNPYGQTKLTVEHILRDVQRSDTSWRIGILRYFNPVGAHESGLIGEDPQGTPNNLMPFVAQVAVGRRPHLNVFGEDYPTLDGTGVRDYIHVVDLAIGHLKALEALGRAPHQTECLTVNLGTGTGYSVLEIVRAFQQASGKPVIYKIAPRRPGDVAACYADPSKAAALLGWQANRSLADMCVDTWKWQSFNPHGYNSPNPVT, encoded by the coding sequence GTGATTTTAGTGACAGGTGGTGCCGGGTATATAGGTTCTCACACCTGCGTCGAACTACTTCAGGCGGGACATGACGTGACCGTCTTTGATAATTGCTGCAACAGCCATCCTGAATCACTCGAACGTGTCCAACGGATCACAGGAAAACAGCTCCGCCTCATCCGTGGCGACATCCGAGACCATGATGCGCTAGTGACGGCGCTGCGGGAAAGTGGCGCACATGCGGTGATTCATTTTGCGGGACTCAAAGCCGTCGGCGAGTCCGTGCAACAACCACTCGCCTACTACGACAATAATGTCGTCGGGTCTCTGCGTCTGTTGGAAGCGATGGGCCTCTGTGGCGTCAAGACGCTGGTGTTCAGCTCCTCCGCCACGGTGTACGGCGACCCGCAACGGCTGCCGTTGACGGAAGATCATCCGCTTTCGGCAACCAATCCCTACGGGCAAACGAAACTCACGGTTGAGCACATCCTCCGTGATGTGCAGCGCAGCGACACCTCATGGCGTATCGGGATACTCCGATACTTCAACCCGGTCGGCGCGCACGAGAGTGGATTGATCGGAGAAGATCCGCAGGGCACGCCGAATAACTTGATGCCGTTCGTGGCGCAAGTGGCGGTCGGCCGTCGTCCGCACCTCAACGTGTTCGGTGAAGACTATCCCACGCTGGATGGGACCGGCGTACGTGACTACATCCACGTCGTGGACCTCGCCATCGGGCACCTTAAGGCACTGGAAGCGCTTGGGCGTGCACCGCACCAAACGGAATGCCTTACGGTCAATCTGGGAACCGGGACTGGGTACAGCGTACTGGAGATTGTGCGGGCATTCCAACAAGCCAGCGGCAAACCGGTGATATACAAGATCGCGCCTCGTCGACCAGGCGACGTCGCAGCTTGTTACGCCGATCCTAGCAAAGCAGCTGCCCTACTCGGCTGGCAAGCGAACCGAAGCCTCGCCGACATGTGCGTCGATACGTGGAAGTGGCAGAGCTTCAATCCTCACGGGTACAATTCTCCCAACCCCGTAACCTAA
- a CDS encoding tetratricopeptide repeat protein — MIVVSARRGFGRRQQPFAQVVRVVSLLVLVVVAAPCALADDGRRASVEQIVEQAKSAWDSGAVTSALELLEQGVHAHPHAPALHKLRGDILSTFRDPKEAVHAYDQALAAEPAALDVRWAKWAVLVRWGQEAEAIAELRSIAQIDAQNPLAHWRLAQELRKIDRLEDSLESYQRAVELKPEFLGWRLALARARFDVLDYSGADADLRYVLEHVPPGSPLELPAKNQLAQLHESMERGRRFTPALTPTASATQLKEWAAMRSDAWKLFEAGRYREAEPVYRRLLMLNPSDPIATHQLGLTLMELDRCEEALAVFGNISNLNPNEEDFADTTFRMGQCYVKLERWDEAFIHFQLLYDAAVEFEQANKDVPFPAGTRVLAKDKIARWLDKVKPHVPELVKLKEEEANREREVRDQPVPSEEALYARATERIKAQKTLETGAAIAGRDADFSWFRFVIPATKVVRDDFPTGAHEFIPLNPGDTFSTTQSEIYLVFRLLSDSFDAVPLTARCSVETRDMTEDQQTLVQDRVMTTTNDRSGYFLLTPPKTGWSPGLYRCGLFAGEQTSAYSYVDEVRFRIIEAR; from the coding sequence ATGATCGTAGTATCTGCTAGGCGAGGCTTCGGGAGGCGACAGCAGCCCTTCGCTCAAGTGGTTCGAGTGGTGAGCCTGCTGGTGCTTGTTGTGGTAGCTGCTCCCTGCGCTCTCGCAGATGATGGGCGGAGGGCTTCGGTTGAACAGATAGTTGAACAGGCCAAATCGGCCTGGGACAGTGGGGCAGTGACCTCAGCGCTTGAATTGCTCGAACAAGGGGTACATGCCCATCCACATGCGCCTGCTCTTCATAAGTTGCGCGGGGATATTCTTTCCACGTTTCGCGATCCAAAGGAAGCCGTTCATGCCTACGATCAAGCTCTTGCTGCAGAGCCTGCTGCGCTGGATGTCCGTTGGGCGAAATGGGCAGTGCTGGTTCGGTGGGGACAGGAAGCTGAGGCGATTGCCGAGCTTCGCTCCATCGCACAGATTGATGCTCAGAATCCACTGGCCCATTGGCGGTTGGCACAGGAGCTTCGAAAAATAGATCGTTTGGAGGATTCGCTCGAGTCCTATCAGCGGGCGGTGGAACTGAAGCCCGAGTTCCTGGGCTGGCGACTAGCCTTGGCCCGTGCCCGCTTTGACGTGCTGGATTATTCAGGCGCGGATGCTGATCTTCGTTATGTACTGGAACACGTTCCGCCTGGTTCTCCTCTTGAGCTACCGGCCAAGAATCAACTTGCCCAGCTCCATGAGTCGATGGAGCGAGGGCGACGCTTCACCCCGGCACTGACGCCCACGGCCTCTGCCACACAGCTGAAGGAATGGGCCGCCATGCGGTCGGATGCCTGGAAGTTGTTTGAGGCAGGGCGATACCGAGAAGCTGAACCGGTGTATCGTCGGTTGCTGATGCTCAATCCCAGTGATCCCATCGCCACCCATCAATTAGGGCTGACGCTCATGGAATTGGACCGGTGCGAGGAGGCGCTCGCGGTGTTCGGCAATATCTCGAACCTCAATCCGAACGAGGAGGATTTTGCAGATACGACGTTCCGGATGGGACAGTGTTATGTGAAATTAGAACGGTGGGACGAAGCCTTCATCCACTTTCAACTGTTGTATGACGCAGCCGTTGAGTTTGAGCAGGCGAATAAGGATGTCCCCTTTCCAGCCGGCACTCGCGTGCTTGCGAAGGACAAAATTGCTCGGTGGCTCGATAAGGTGAAGCCCCATGTTCCTGAGCTGGTGAAGCTGAAGGAGGAAGAGGCGAACAGGGAACGCGAGGTACGTGACCAGCCCGTACCATCGGAAGAAGCCCTCTATGCGAGGGCAACTGAAAGAATAAAGGCACAGAAGACGTTGGAAACAGGGGCGGCGATTGCCGGTCGCGACGCCGATTTCAGCTGGTTTCGATTCGTGATTCCGGCGACCAAAGTCGTGCGCGATGACTTTCCAACCGGCGCCCACGAGTTCATTCCCCTCAATCCTGGCGACACATTCTCGACCACTCAATCAGAAATTTATTTGGTGTTTCGACTGCTGTCGGATTCATTCGATGCCGTGCCACTGACTGCGCGATGTTCAGTTGAAACTCGTGATATGACGGAAGACCAGCAGACGCTGGTCCAGGATCGCGTCATGACCACCACGAATGATCGCTCGGGCTATTTTCTTCTCACCCCTCCGAAAACAGGCTGGTCTCCAGGCCTCTACCGCTGCGGCCTGTTTGCTGGAGAACAGACCTCGGCTTATTCGTATGTGGACGAGGTCCGGTTTAGGATTATCGAAGCTCGCTGA
- a CDS encoding type II toxin-antitoxin system HicA family toxin, with product MRLPRDLSGNDLAQALRQLGYSITRQAGSHLRLTTLQHGEHHITIPQHSPLRIGTLSAILTDVATHFDISRDQLVAQLFGPGK from the coding sequence ATGAGGCTTCCTCGCGATCTGTCTGGAAATGATCTCGCCCAAGCACTTCGCCAGCTCGGTTATTCCATTACTCGCCAGGCCGGTAGCCATCTTCGCCTCACGACGCTTCAACATGGCGAGCACCACATCACAATCCCACAACATTCACCGCTCCGTATTGGAACGCTTTCGGCAATTCTTACTGATGTCGCAACCCATTTTGACATCAGTCGCGATCAGCTCGTGGCTCAACTCTTTGGACCAGGTAAGTAG
- a CDS encoding 2-oxoisovalerate dehydrogenase, with product MSELIFLVEEAPDGGFTARALGQSIFTEADTLAELPEKVRDAVRCHFEEGKGPKIVRLHHVREEVIAV from the coding sequence ATGAGCGAATTGATCTTCCTTGTCGAAGAAGCCCCTGATGGTGGATTTACCGCCCGCGCACTAGGCCAATCTATTTTTACTGAAGCGGATACCCTGGCAGAATTGCCTGAAAAAGTCAGGGATGCAGTCCGCTGTCACTTTGAGGAAGGAAAGGGCCCAAAAATTGTTCGCCTCCACCATGTTCGCGAAGAAGTTATCGCCGTATGA
- the bioB gene encoding biotin synthase BioB, with the protein MTYMTLADKALHDESLTKEECHSVLNTTNDDLLALLHAAFQVRSKYFGRTVRLQMLQNAKSGACQEDCHYCSQSSISTAPIERYNLLPQKQMMEGARQAAASKAQRYCIVISGRSPLDREIDEIAGAVRSIKQEVPIQICCSLGLMSESQAKRLKAAGVDRVNHNLNTSEAFHASICTTHTFQDRMATIKNARAAGLEICSGGIVGMGESDEDLIELATALQDVKPDSIPLNMLTPVSGTPFEQAENLTPQRCLKVLCLFRFLHPRTEIRIAGGREHNLRSLQPLALYPADSVFVNGYLTTPGAPAPEVWGMIEDLGFTIEVDYQQPVAS; encoded by the coding sequence ATGACCTACATGACGTTGGCGGACAAAGCGCTCCATGACGAATCTCTGACCAAAGAAGAATGTCACTCCGTGTTGAATACCACAAACGACGACCTGCTTGCCTTGCTGCATGCAGCCTTTCAGGTGCGATCCAAGTACTTCGGCCGAACGGTTCGCCTCCAGATGCTGCAGAACGCCAAGAGTGGAGCCTGCCAGGAAGATTGCCACTACTGTTCACAGTCGTCCATTTCGACGGCGCCGATCGAACGGTATAACCTGCTTCCGCAGAAACAGATGATGGAAGGTGCGCGACAAGCCGCCGCCTCCAAGGCTCAGCGCTACTGCATCGTCATCAGCGGACGGAGCCCATTGGATCGAGAGATCGACGAAATCGCCGGAGCGGTCCGTTCCATCAAGCAGGAGGTTCCGATTCAAATCTGCTGTTCACTCGGCTTGATGAGCGAATCCCAGGCCAAGCGCCTCAAAGCCGCCGGTGTCGACCGGGTGAATCACAACCTGAACACCAGCGAAGCCTTTCACGCATCGATCTGCACCACGCACACCTTTCAAGACCGGATGGCAACGATCAAGAACGCACGCGCAGCGGGATTAGAAATTTGCTCCGGGGGCATCGTTGGTATGGGTGAGTCAGACGAGGATCTGATTGAGCTGGCCACGGCCCTGCAAGATGTCAAGCCGGACTCCATTCCCTTGAACATGCTCACCCCAGTCTCCGGTACCCCATTCGAACAGGCCGAGAACCTCACGCCTCAACGCTGTTTGAAAGTGCTCTGTCTGTTCCGATTCTTGCATCCTCGGACTGAAATCCGCATCGCTGGGGGTCGCGAACATAATCTTCGATCTCTCCAACCATTGGCCCTCTATCCGGCCGACTCCGTCTTCGTAAACGGTTATTTGACGACGCCTGGTGCGCCGGCTCCCGAAGTCTGGGGCATGATCGAAGATCTGGGCTTCACCATTGAAGTGGATTATCAGCAGCCCGTCGCCAGCTGA
- a CDS encoding tetratricopeptide repeat protein codes for MFKLLITIFLISAGVFVYSYFRELNPGTVIIHTSPGVAFDLSPVTLILISMAGGAVLATFVVGLQQTAHLILNWRSQRLVRRKEKVDTLHRDGTHAFMSKRTSEAITLLEKALAIDPTRVDSLLWLGNIYRSEQNFSEAIRLHQHAQRVDDRNIEVLLELGKDLEGAKRYEEALQALQQILKIEPDNLTALIRKRDLNIRLERWNEALEIQHRLLKANLPAPEKQTEAALLLGCMYEVGRQLLERGHPDKARRYFRGAIKKDRAFLPAYIGIGEILIHEGKTKDAVEILKKVYTRTRSVIILHRLEELFLDQGEPSEIIRIYQDALQQDPQNPVLQFYLGKLYYRLEMVDEAFDLLSTIEGPQDHLLDYHKIMANLYLRKQQFEEAITSLKKALSFKKRVVVPYICTQCQQESVDWTGRCRRCARWNTLTALPWIETSQVSTNPEKDPSPSPSVPYQGIASPFETV; via the coding sequence ATGTTCAAACTGCTGATCACCATTTTTCTCATCAGTGCCGGCGTGTTTGTGTATAGCTACTTCCGCGAGCTCAATCCAGGGACGGTCATCATCCATACCAGTCCCGGAGTGGCCTTCGATCTCAGCCCCGTCACATTGATACTCATCTCGATGGCCGGCGGAGCCGTCCTCGCAACATTCGTCGTCGGTTTGCAACAGACCGCCCACCTCATCCTCAATTGGCGCAGTCAACGTCTCGTACGCCGCAAAGAAAAGGTCGATACGCTTCACCGAGACGGCACCCATGCGTTTATGTCGAAACGTACCTCGGAAGCCATTACCCTGTTGGAAAAAGCTCTTGCAATTGATCCGACCAGAGTCGATTCACTGCTCTGGCTGGGAAACATCTATCGCTCGGAACAGAACTTTTCCGAGGCCATCCGACTCCACCAACATGCGCAGCGGGTGGACGATCGGAACATCGAAGTATTACTGGAGTTGGGGAAGGATCTTGAAGGAGCCAAGCGGTATGAAGAAGCCCTGCAGGCCCTGCAGCAAATCCTCAAGATCGAACCTGATAACCTCACGGCCTTGATCAGAAAACGAGACCTCAACATCCGCCTGGAGCGATGGAATGAGGCGCTGGAAATCCAGCACCGTCTGCTCAAAGCCAACCTCCCCGCCCCGGAAAAACAGACTGAGGCCGCACTGCTCCTGGGGTGCATGTATGAGGTGGGACGCCAGCTGCTCGAACGCGGCCATCCCGACAAGGCCCGACGATACTTCCGCGGCGCCATTAAGAAAGACCGTGCCTTCCTCCCTGCCTATATCGGCATCGGGGAAATTCTGATTCATGAGGGAAAAACAAAAGACGCCGTCGAGATTCTGAAAAAGGTCTACACACGTACCAGGAGCGTCATCATTCTCCATCGGCTGGAGGAGCTGTTCCTGGATCAAGGCGAACCCAGCGAAATCATCAGGATCTATCAGGACGCGCTGCAGCAAGACCCGCAGAATCCCGTGCTCCAGTTCTACCTGGGTAAACTCTATTACCGACTCGAAATGGTGGATGAAGCGTTTGACCTCCTTTCAACGATTGAAGGTCCGCAAGATCATCTGTTGGACTACCACAAGATCATGGCCAATCTGTACCTCCGAAAACAACAGTTCGAAGAGGCGATTACCTCGCTCAAGAAAGCGCTGAGTTTCAAGAAACGTGTGGTGGTACCGTATATCTGTACCCAATGCCAACAAGAATCCGTCGACTGGACAGGCCGGTGCCGCCGCTGTGCCAGGTGGAATACGCTCACGGCCCTCCCCTGGATCGAAACCAGTCAGGTCTCCACCAACCCAGAGAAGGACCCGTCCCCAAGCCCGTCTGTGCCCTACCAAGGCATTGCTTCTCCATTTGAAACCGTGTAG
- the rsfS gene encoding ribosome silencing factor, protein MYFSIAFIRRTVIARTSKATALAVANAMLDKKALDVQVLHVAPLTSIADYLVLGSAESDRQTCAVADSIVDALSRLNQRPLSLEGTTSGQWVLIDFGDVVAHVFRQDARSHYALERLWSDARHIPISDKASAPTPETKERLTRKARS, encoded by the coding sequence ATATACTTCAGCATAGCCTTTATCAGGAGGACCGTAATCGCACGCACATCTAAGGCCACAGCCCTCGCCGTCGCCAACGCGATGCTCGACAAGAAGGCCCTTGATGTTCAAGTCCTCCATGTCGCCCCGCTGACTTCAATCGCTGACTATCTGGTCCTGGGTTCTGCCGAATCCGATCGGCAGACGTGCGCAGTGGCTGATTCGATCGTCGACGCGCTGTCTCGTCTGAACCAACGGCCACTGAGTCTTGAAGGGACAACTTCAGGGCAGTGGGTTCTTATCGATTTTGGCGATGTCGTAGCCCATGTGTTTCGACAGGACGCCCGCTCGCATTACGCGCTTGAGCGTCTGTGGAGTGACGCACGGCACATTCCTATTTCAGACAAGGCCTCGGCACCGACTCCAGAGACAAAGGAGCGGCTGACCCGGAAGGCACGTTCGTAG
- the nadD gene encoding nicotinate-nucleotide adenylyltransferase: MNVSNPQHSSLETQSSRPQRLGLLGGSFNPIHNGHLTIAHQVFERLQLTRVLFIPTGDPPHKQSGSLAPAGTRLKMVELAIAETPFFEVSAIEINRVGKSYSIDTIREVQSQYGPSWNLFFIIGLDAFLEFSTWRAPEQLLRLCHFVVVTRPGQSFQSLSKMPLLSNLDAQALRQLDLGTLDQVEIAVPESSGLTCVPLSPCLISASEIRRRVQCGLPLANMLPPPVESYILQHSLYQEDRNRTHI, encoded by the coding sequence ATGAATGTTTCAAATCCTCAGCACTCCTCCCTCGAGACTCAATCCTCCCGTCCGCAACGCCTCGGCCTTCTCGGTGGCAGCTTTAACCCTATTCACAACGGCCACCTTACTATCGCCCATCAGGTATTTGAACGCTTGCAACTCACTCGAGTTCTCTTTATTCCAACCGGTGACCCGCCCCACAAGCAGAGCGGATCACTAGCCCCCGCAGGGACTCGCCTCAAAATGGTCGAACTTGCCATCGCTGAAACCCCATTTTTCGAGGTATCGGCAATCGAGATCAATCGGGTTGGGAAGTCGTACTCGATCGATACCATCCGTGAAGTCCAATCCCAGTATGGTCCATCATGGAACCTGTTCTTTATCATTGGCTTAGATGCCTTTCTCGAATTCTCCACCTGGAGAGCCCCTGAACAACTTCTGCGGCTCTGCCATTTTGTGGTCGTCACCCGCCCAGGACAGTCATTCCAATCCCTCAGCAAGATGCCCCTACTGTCCAACCTGGATGCACAAGCCCTTCGGCAACTGGATCTCGGTACCTTGGACCAGGTGGAGATCGCCGTCCCTGAGTCATCCGGTCTCACCTGTGTACCTCTTTCCCCCTGTCTCATCTCGGCGTCGGAGATCAGGAGAAGGGTACAATGCGGCCTCCCGCTGGCAAATATGTTGCCCCCCCCGGTGGAATCTTATATACTTCAGCATAGCCTTTATCAGGAGGACCGTAATCGCACGCACATCTAA
- the proB gene encoding glutamate 5-kinase — protein MRDTVLTQATRIVIKIGSSLIASRAEGLRPDRIEQLADEIATLKKQGREILIVSSGAIVSGIKKLQLKEYPKNLPVKQAAAAVGQSRLMWAYEKAFERLSTQVAQILLTHQDLEDRRRFLNARHTLSALIDFGIVPIINENDTVAVDEIRVGDNDTLASEVAHLADADLLVILSDVDGLYTEDPRKNPSATLIPFIPAITDDIEQLAGVSSTFEGTGGMATKLRAAKKVGQYGISTLILNGERAGLLATALTTGTGGSLFLAKERRLNSRKHWIAFTLRPRGQLHLDQGAVDALAQRGKSLLASGICKVNGPFEAGDPVSCFDPNGKEFAKGLVNVSSELLDRMKGLKTSVIQEQFGSQEYEEVIHRDNLVIL, from the coding sequence ATGCGAGACACAGTCCTAACGCAGGCCACGCGGATCGTCATCAAAATCGGCAGTAGCCTGATCGCTTCGCGTGCTGAAGGGCTACGCCCCGACAGAATTGAGCAGTTGGCCGACGAAATCGCCACCCTGAAGAAACAGGGACGAGAGATCCTGATCGTCTCCTCCGGCGCCATTGTCTCCGGCATCAAAAAACTGCAACTCAAAGAATACCCAAAAAACCTTCCGGTCAAGCAGGCTGCGGCAGCCGTAGGACAAAGTCGCCTGATGTGGGCCTATGAAAAGGCTTTCGAACGTCTTTCGACTCAGGTAGCACAGATTCTCCTCACCCACCAGGACCTTGAAGACCGCCGCCGTTTCCTCAACGCCCGCCATACCCTTTCGGCACTGATTGATTTCGGCATCGTTCCGATCATCAATGAAAACGATACCGTCGCAGTCGATGAGATCAGAGTGGGTGACAACGATACCCTGGCCAGTGAAGTAGCTCACCTGGCCGATGCCGACCTCCTGGTGATTTTATCGGACGTCGATGGACTGTACACAGAAGATCCTCGCAAGAACCCTTCTGCGACCCTGATCCCGTTCATCCCGGCTATCACTGATGACATTGAGCAATTAGCCGGCGTGTCCAGCACCTTCGAGGGCACAGGCGGCATGGCCACCAAACTCCGGGCGGCTAAGAAGGTCGGGCAATACGGAATCTCTACCTTGATTCTCAATGGAGAGCGAGCAGGGCTCCTCGCCACAGCGTTGACGACAGGAACCGGCGGAAGTCTGTTTCTGGCAAAGGAACGCCGCCTGAACAGCCGAAAACATTGGATCGCGTTCACGCTTCGCCCGCGTGGCCAGCTGCATCTCGACCAGGGGGCCGTCGATGCCCTTGCGCAACGAGGGAAAAGCCTGCTCGCATCCGGTATTTGCAAGGTGAACGGGCCATTCGAAGCCGGCGATCCGGTGAGTTGCTTCGATCCAAACGGAAAGGAATTTGCCAAAGGCCTGGTGAACGTGTCGTCGGAACTCTTAGACCGGATGAAAGGCCTCAAGACGAGCGTCATTCAGGAACAGTTCGGCTCCCAAGAGTATGAGGAAGTGATTCACCGCGACAATCTCGTGATTCTTTAG